From a single Clostridium isatidis genomic region:
- a CDS encoding FAD-dependent oxidoreductase produces MDYDILILGGGIIGCAVAYELSKYNFNIALIERDYDVADDVAFFNTAIVYDGSETSDDVMSGLEYIGSNIMRETCERFNVPFKKIGCLRVVSDENGILKLEEMYERAKRRGIEGVYLLDNKDVYDIEPNIKSNVKRGLYSENVAIVAPFDLAIAYAEVASDNGVNFRLEEEVLNIQELARGFRVTTNKNKFNCKVVINTIPHEIFIQENGKVEEQVIEENKEKSKNMSYLLVDDNYKNKLNKIVIETFDKNSFVISAPMTTSGSLIGIKTTKKSSLDESLEYANRVISNLTRKNINNIFKESYNKDSMLIDDSEIDRGYIRITGTHYGKITIAPAIARMICDTISNNLNCTLNKNFIDKRREIYKFRELGKKEANEIIALDSRYGKIICVCNQISEGEIVDCIRRPLGARTVEGVKRRTGAGFGSCQGSHCYQKIVNILARELDKNITEIVDDSKNSKVLESRIKEFKDV; encoded by the coding sequence ATGGATTATGATATTTTAATATTAGGTGGCGGGATTATAGGATGTGCAGTTGCCTATGAACTATCTAAATATAATTTTAATATAGCTTTAATAGAAAGAGATTATGATGTAGCTGATGACGTAGCATTTTTTAATACTGCGATTGTATATGATGGCTCAGAGACTTCAGATGATGTTATGTCTGGATTAGAATATATAGGAAGCAATATTATGAGGGAAACTTGCGAAAGGTTTAATGTTCCCTTTAAGAAAATAGGATGCTTAAGAGTTGTTAGTGATGAAAATGGAATATTAAAATTAGAAGAGATGTACGAGAGGGCTAAAAGAAGAGGGATAGAAGGCGTCTATCTACTTGATAATAAAGACGTATATGATATAGAACCTAATATAAAATCTAATGTAAAAAGAGGACTATATTCAGAAAATGTTGCAATTGTTGCTCCTTTTGACTTAGCAATTGCTTATGCAGAGGTTGCTTCAGATAATGGAGTAAATTTTAGGTTAGAAGAAGAAGTGTTAAATATACAAGAATTAGCAAGGGGATTTAGAGTAACAACAAATAAAAATAAATTTAATTGTAAGGTAGTTATTAATACAATTCCTCATGAAATTTTTATACAGGAAAATGGAAAAGTTGAAGAGCAAGTTATTGAAGAAAATAAAGAAAAATCTAAAAATATGAGTTATCTTTTAGTTGATGATAATTATAAAAATAAACTAAATAAAATAGTAATAGAAACTTTTGATAAAAATTCTTTTGTAATAAGTGCACCAATGACTACATCAGGTTCATTAATAGGAATAAAAACAACTAAAAAATCTAGTTTAGATGAAAGCTTGGAATATGCCAATAGAGTTATTTCTAATTTAACAAGAAAAAATATAAATAATATTTTTAAGGAAAGCTACAATAAAGATTCCATGTTAATTGATGATAGCGAAATTGATAGGGGATACATTAGAATAACAGGAACTCATTATGGAAAGATAACTATAGCACCTGCTATAGCAAGAATGATTTGTGATACTATATCAAATAATTTAAATTGTACTTTAAATAAGAATTTTATAGATAAAAGGAGAGAAATATATAAGTTTAGAGAACTTGGAAAAAAAGAGGCTAATGAAATAATAGCTTTAGATAGCAGATATGGAAAGATTATTTGTGTATGTAATCAAATATCAGAAGGAGAAATTGTAGATTGCATAAGAAGGCCTCTTGGTGCTAGGACTGTGGAAGGGGTAAAGCGGAGAACAGGAGCTGGTTTCGGAAGCTGCCAAGGCTCTCATTGCTATCAAAAAATTGTAAATATATTAGCTAGAGAGCTAGATAAGAATATAACTGAAATTGTTGATGATTCCAAAAATTCTAAAGTTTTAGAAAGTAGAATAAAGGAGTTTAAAGATGTTTAA
- a CDS encoding HD domain-containing protein: protein MSLYRVKQFIWGITSLYKKVDFDFVKKYLSDDEIEKFKKLKKSEQHHCIRVCKDSLRYNNENLINANEYILGKAALLHDIGKSNCHLSLIEKSIIVILDKLSKGKLKKFHNIKQINIYYNHPKIGYDMLKNQGYTKDILEVVKYHHIKNKIKNNKILEIISYCDNKN from the coding sequence GTGAGTTTATATAGAGTAAAACAGTTTATCTGGGGAATTACATCCTTATATAAAAAAGTTGATTTTGATTTTGTAAAGAAATATTTGAGTGATGATGAAATTGAAAAATTTAAAAAATTAAAGAAGAGTGAACAGCATCATTGTATTAGAGTTTGTAAGGATTCTTTAAGATATAATAATGAAAATTTAATTAATGCTAATGAATATATACTAGGAAAGGCCGCATTATTACACGATATAGGTAAGAGTAATTGTCATTTAAGTTTAATAGAAAAGTCTATAATAGTAATATTAGATAAGCTTTCAAAAGGAAAATTAAAAAAATTTCATAACATAAAGCAGATTAATATATATTATAATCATCCTAAAATAGGTTATGATATGTTGAAGAATCAAGGATATACAAAGGATATATTAGAAGTTGTAAAATATCATCATATTAAAAATAAAATAAAAAATAATAAAATACTTGAGATTATTAGTTATTGTGATAATAAAAATTAG
- the tnpC gene encoding IS66 family transposase — protein MNHEILTNELDENTKLLIEKMEKELNSKDDEIRKLKNELNFLKAVITNKNRKIFGVSSEKADANQLSFFNEAEKYSDSKVEEPALEEITYKRAKKNTYTGKKDNLANLERVVIEHKLEGADLNCKECGEQLVEIGVKSKKEIIKYIPAKLIVEEHVIYSYDCKSCEKETSESNIISAEAPQTIFYNSMASNELIAHTLILKYQHAMPLYRQESYFDMMGATLSRQTLCNWTMSAAEALKPIYNHMKKELLSRNYIHADETTLRVINDNGKDSKSQKYMWLYMSDTNSKPVILYDYQSTRSSSCPKNFLGDFKGFLQTDGYSGYNSVTKATRVYCLAHIRRYFHNIIVDLDEEALKNSRAIIGFNYCKQIYKLEKELRESFSSKDDYYDIRFKIRAEKLAPIIDNFIDYVEREIKDALPRSPLGKALDYAKKHLPGLKNVLLDGSLEVDNNAAERAIKPFVIGRKNFLFANTAKGATASGNIYSIVETAKANKLVVERYLVYLFDNLSKIDVSDSESLDNLMPWSNKIPENMKIKDRK, from the coding sequence ATGAATCACGAAATTTTAACTAATGAACTTGATGAAAATACAAAATTATTAATTGAAAAAATGGAAAAAGAATTAAACTCAAAAGATGATGAAATAAGAAAGCTTAAAAACGAATTAAATTTCTTAAAAGCTGTTATAACAAATAAAAATAGAAAGATATTTGGAGTATCTAGTGAAAAGGCAGATGCTAATCAACTATCTTTTTTTAACGAGGCCGAAAAATATAGTGATTCAAAGGTGGAAGAACCTGCTTTAGAGGAAATTACATATAAAAGAGCTAAGAAAAATACATATACAGGAAAGAAAGATAATCTAGCAAACTTAGAAAGAGTTGTTATTGAACATAAATTAGAAGGTGCTGACCTTAACTGTAAAGAATGCGGAGAGCAATTAGTTGAAATAGGTGTAAAATCAAAAAAAGAGATAATTAAATATATTCCAGCTAAACTTATAGTTGAAGAACACGTGATTTACAGCTACGATTGTAAATCCTGCGAAAAAGAAACCAGTGAAAGTAATATAATTTCAGCAGAAGCTCCACAAACTATTTTTTATAATAGTATGGCTTCTAATGAGTTAATTGCTCATACTCTTATACTTAAATATCAACATGCTATGCCTCTTTATAGACAAGAAAGCTATTTTGATATGATGGGTGCTACTCTTTCAAGACAAACTCTATGTAACTGGACTATGTCAGCAGCGGAAGCTTTAAAACCAATATATAACCACATGAAAAAAGAATTACTAAGCAGAAATTATATTCATGCCGATGAAACTACTCTAAGAGTAATTAATGACAATGGAAAAGATTCTAAATCTCAAAAATATATGTGGTTATATATGAGCGATACTAATTCAAAGCCGGTAATTTTATATGATTATCAAAGTACCAGATCCAGCTCTTGTCCTAAGAATTTCCTAGGAGATTTCAAAGGCTTTCTCCAAACGGATGGTTATAGTGGTTATAACTCCGTTACAAAGGCTACAAGGGTGTATTGCTTAGCTCACATAAGAAGATACTTCCATAATATAATTGTAGACTTAGATGAAGAAGCCCTAAAAAATTCTAGAGCAATAATAGGGTTTAATTATTGTAAGCAAATTTACAAACTTGAAAAAGAGCTTAGAGAATCCTTTTCAAGTAAGGACGATTATTATGATATTAGATTTAAAATAAGAGCTGAAAAATTAGCTCCAATTATAGATAACTTTATTGATTATGTTGAAAGAGAAATAAAAGATGCTCTTCCAAGAAGTCCGCTTGGTAAAGCACTTGATTATGCTAAAAAACATTTACCAGGATTAAAAAATGTACTACTAGATGGTTCTTTAGAAGTAGATAATAATGCAGCGGAAAGAGCTATTAAACCTTTCGTTATAGGTCGTAAAAATTTCCTTTTTGCAAACACTGCTAAAGGTGCAACTGCAAGTGGCAATATTTATAGCATTGTTGAAACTGCCAAGGCTAATAAATTAGTTGTAGAAAGGTATTTGGTTTATTTATTTGATAATCTCTCAAAGATAGATGTATCCGATAGCGAAAGCTTAGATAATCTTATGCCTTGGTCTAATAAGATCCCTGAAAACATGAAAATTAAAGATAGGAAATAA
- a CDS encoding DUF1667 domain-containing protein has product MFNNSNKKDIFTSIVRVKGSQNHKVIPVKSTKEVDISLWKEFSKVISRIYVSIPIRVGDIICKNVLNTGIDIICTKDILDE; this is encoded by the coding sequence ATGTTTAATAATAGTAACAAAAAAGATATTTTTACATCTATAGTTAGAGTGAAAGGAAGTCAAAATCATAAAGTTATTCCAGTTAAAAGTACTAAAGAAGTCGATATAAGTCTTTGGAAGGAATTTTCAAAGGTTATATCCAGAATATATGTAAGTATTCCAATAAGAGTTGGTGATATAATATGCAAAAATGTATTAAATACAGGAATTGATATAATATGTACAAAAGATATCTTAGATGAATAA
- a CDS encoding transcription repressor NadR, with amino-acid sequence MKSNKRREEILKLLINENGAIKGSELAERFSVTRQVIVKDIAILRASGRDIIATPDGYMYNKSAKRFKSIIAVNHKGDKTKEEIEVVIKYGGVMEDVIIDHPLYGEIRASLMIKNLNDLNKFINKFTSKGAKPLSNLTDGVHLHTISAETEEDIILIKEELRDKGILL; translated from the coding sequence ATGAAATCCAATAAAAGAAGAGAAGAGATCCTCAAATTATTAATAAATGAGAATGGTGCTATTAAGGGTAGTGAATTAGCAGAAAGATTTTCCGTAACTAGGCAGGTAATAGTTAAGGATATTGCAATTTTAAGAGCTTCTGGCAGGGATATAATAGCGACTCCTGATGGATATATGTATAATAAATCTGCAAAAAGATTTAAATCAATAATTGCTGTTAATCATAAAGGAGATAAAACTAAGGAAGAAATAGAAGTTGTTATAAAGTATGGTGGTGTAATGGAGGATGTAATTATTGATCACCCACTATATGGAGAAATAAGAGCTAGTTTAATGATAAAAAATTTAAATGATTTAAATAAGTTTATAAATAAATTTACTAGTAAAGGTGCAAAGCCCCTTTCTAATTTAACAGACGGTGTGCATCTACATACTATATCAGCTGAAACGGAAGAAGATATAATCTTAATAAAAGAGGAATTAAGGGATAAAGGAATTTTATTGTAG